cacaACATTTCGCCACTTAGAGTAAGATTAATAGCGGATTTTCCTTTATTGAATAAAAGTGATGTAAGATTGATACCTTTGATATTTTTCTGTTACGCAGGCAATCATACATATGAATTCCGACTAGTTGATGGCCGCACACCATATGAAGGGCGTTTTGAAGTTCGCCGTAACAATGGTTCTTGGAGTATCATAAATGGATGCAACTGGAATTCAAGATACTCACAAGTTGCTTGCCGGTCGTTGGGGTTTTCTTCTTCAGTGTTGTCAGCAGATAAAACATCTGCTGCTTTTGGAAGTGGTGGTTCTGGACTTGCTCACTTGGAAATTGTTCATTGTCAGGGCAATGAATATTCCGTGCTTGATTGCAAACATATTGCTTGGGGTGACAGTTTCCTCGATGGAAGAAGATGCCCTATAGGATTACATTGTATGCCAGGTAGGTGTATGATGGTTCTGAACCTAGTGCGTAACAAGAAGCTATGTTTTCTAAGGTAATTTCCACGGTGTTAATAACGTTGGAAGGAGAAGTATTATTatgcattcttagtcagtggggtGGTTCAACAGTgttctaaagactgcacaaaaataacgcagctgttataaatacgccttttgctttagaactaataattgttttcacaatactttaacatagaaagaaggatgatttatttgcgtgcattttgataccccattcgtaaTTTCCGCGGTGTTAATAACGTTGGAAGGAGGAGTATTAATTatgcattcttagtcagtgggagtgttTCAACAGTGGTTTAGTTGGTATACACATAATCTGATAATCGAATGATTTCCGGTggcgtctatcaggccgtagacgaccccacgtgagtattgataacgcgtaacacgcttgtagaggtgcgagtatgtatcgcgttatatgcgtagactagtgcgaaaTACCCGCACGCCCCAGCAGTactcgcaacagaatacgtgaagttgtatacaagtttcattcattttataataagggaagtttttatgacggtaactaggtttttgctttaaaaaatagtttacagttattaaaataatatttaactgactaagaatgagaatccactactcaaaatattggaccgtcttcttcttcttcttcgaccTGAATTtgcaaaaagtggctgaaaagaacaaaaaaaagggtcattttggcgaaatgtggggGGATGCGTCCCCTGTCCCACCGGCATTGACGCCCGTGATaatgggtaacaaaagttttaatCTTTTCCCTCCAAAATATCAAAGTCCACGAGGGCGACGAGATGTTTTCGAGATTCAAGATACCTCTTAATTTTTAACAgaatcttgaatcttgaatcgtcgataaaaataaatttgtaaaaaataaacaGTCCTGATGTACTCGATGGTTTTTGAACTTGAATCCATAATTCTTCTCAAATTTAAATCCAACGCATAATTTATTATGCGTGTAGAAAACCCCCATGGAAAAATATAATGTAGTTTGCGGAgcataattttgatttgattttatttctaCGGCGAGAATTGGCCTGTCGATACATGCTTTTTGAGCGGTTTGGATtcccaaatttggaaataattataaacataatGAATAAATCTTTCATCGCAaaaagagttctgactgattaGATGCTTTCTAAATCTTCTGAGCTGCAAACGGTAGATTATAAACCACCTCCCTCAATTTTGGAGCAAAATCGGCCTCATATTACACCACACGCATACGGAAAGTGGAATCTCCGTAGAATATCTCTCATTACCTCTAGGGGTACCACTCAACAATATAGACTATTATATCTATCTCCAGtcactggcactagctttgaagttcaacgtgtgctgcgttggcttagcgttgGTTCTTGCGTGTACACATGCGCCACTTTGATCgcgcgcgtaaaagtatgtacacgtaCCAAGTAACGCTATAGCTAAcgtagaacacgctgaacttcaaagctaaaCACAAAACTTATGTGGGTCATGTGACTCACCTACGTGAGTATTCATTTTGTCCGCCTGGTGACCCCCTTTGCGACTTATGTGAGTCAAATGACACACTTGAAGTGAGTCAACCAACTCATTTAGTGGGTTAAGTGAGTCAAATGACACACTTGAAGTGAGTCAACCAACTCTTTTAGTGGGCCAGTGAATCATGTGGCACACTTAGTGGATCATTGTGTCACGGCTTGACCAACCTTGAGTGGGTCACGTACATGACACATTTGACCCACTAAATAAGTTGGTTGACTCACTTCAAGTGTGTCATTTGACTCACAAAATTGTAAAGGGGTCACCAGGCGGACACAAATGTATACTCACGCTTTCTTATGTGGGTCAGCATTTCCGCCAAAATGTCCCACTTTTTCACATTACGTGATCGTATTTGTTTATCCTAATACAGTCGCGGTCACAGTGATTGTAGACATCAGAGTTTCTATTTCTTCAATCACTGGCATGTTTAATGACATCTAAGCTATTACCACAGTAAACTTGCTGATCTATATTGAACACCCACAAGTGAGAATATTCTTGAagaaaatgaagattttgatGTCCGTAATCATTCGCACCGACTGCCATGACTGcagccaattgaccttttcggtaaatcccataaccctttgcgagtacacctgagaactcgtcatttgacgtcacgccgacttgcaatgcgcagtaacgatgttcgataaacgatgtacgcatcggcgcggagcggcgtgacgcagaatgacgagttctcaggtgtactcgcaaaggcttatgggatttaccgaaaaggtcaattaaacaCACAAAACATAATGGTGGAAATTTAGCCTCGCTTTCAAATTCGGACTGGACCCATTTACTATTTTCAAGCAGATCAAATATCGGAAGCGACTCATTGTGTTTTTACACCGGGTCAATTGACTCATAttaagtatgtacatgtactcACCATACGTAGGTCAATGTAACTGGGTAACCATGCAAAGACTTATTATATGTGAGTCACTGCTCTTGGCAAATTAGCATGTTTCCACATGCTTCCTTCTCCTCttttgatatgttgttcaggagggtgctTAGCAAACTTAGAGACATTAGCAAGCAAAGACATTGGTGTTCCAATGTTGTCCAGGTGTACCCATTACTTTACTTAAATTGACTAGTCATTGTCACTCTTGCTATTGTCAATGACATTGGCACCGTGCAGCCCCGGCGTGCAGCATGTCAGTCATCTCAATATCTCTACTAGCACAGATGAGGGTATGTCCAGCGCTGTGATACCATGTTCTGGCGCTAGATCAATCGTTCTTTGACAAGCAGAATGTACTctggttttatttttattcaggAAATCAATCTCTCGTTTTGCGAATagccccatcatcatcatcatcacagggAAGTAACATCGACAACAACAGGAAGCCAGTTGAGGTTTATGACGGTGTGTCTGATTGGGGATATATATGTGCCTATAGTTACTCTTGGACATATGAAGCAGCTGACCTAGTCTGCAAGAACATGGGCTTTTCATTTGCACGCCACACCTTCTCGATTCCATATATTGCTGCATCTTCTAACACGACACCGTTTATCAATTTAGATTCATGTGGGGCCAACAATCAATTCACGTTTTTTGATCAATGTAAATTCGGCAATTGGGACATTTTTTACAGAAGATGCGTGGCCGGCAAAATTGCTGGAGTGGAGTGTGCAGGTGAGTAGGCAAatggtctttttatcttttcagcttttgttttcgttttcgtaagccattgttattctgaagtgttaACCTactaggtgtgaccaatcttttgtTTTAGCCTTGTGTTACTTACTGATACTTTGAAGCAAGTGAATTTCTGTTTTCCTTTTGgaaagttatgttaatttctgacatgaaaacctGAGATGAGGGGgatggtgctaatctagacaaaagaagagtctaaattttacggtcttaaattcgcggtaagttgtacggcttcaattaaCGTGCGTTTGGTGTAAATGCACGTACGCCTAGGCGAGAGTGGCTTGTAAAAATAgtctactgtctgtccaattaacttagacacccagtttttatgatttatttcaaaaagttttcactttggcaaaaaagtcatgaaagaaaagttgctaatcactgtcagacctaacagaaatttttagtaaagcgatgaaaaaatatttttccttgtctacttttagtcaattttgaccgatttacagcaagatatctgggtcccggcgaatattcctaatgatttgaaacttttgatgggatgaTCTATATATAGTGAGGGGTGTTCGAACATTGTAATCTTACAAATTGATCAGTGATATCaaactttttttctttgttcCTTATCATCGATGCAATATAATAATAGATGCATTTACTAATTCACAACACAATAactcacagttggtgcattataccgaatgatagggcaagttactatgcgtagggagtgtattgtggattatactcctcaccaataacatcagaacattcatagggcatacaatttgtatttattataGTATTGGGCCGGgcacagcatcatcatccctatagacgaatccaaatccacgcattcctacacctgactagcagcctttagttgggtacccgtcggctacaatgcacccaaaatgtgaaatgattcggccttggcggaaattttaaactgcattccatcacccgttttacaccttccgcgaaaacacaggtagacaaaagaataattaaAGTTTACAGCACAATCTTTGAACTTCAGAAAGATGAGAAAACACGTTTTTATTGCAGCCTCGTCTGCTTTATTTAAGGAGAATCACTTTTCAGCTCATTACGTATTCATAGTCACATTTTTGTCTGCGCATAACAGACTCTTATACACTGTCCAGCTCTACTGTCCTCAGTTTTGCGATCGGAACGACGCCTATATTGTTCTCTCAGGTTTGGGTTGGAAAGTGTTAGTCTACAAATATACGGTATTGTTTTCTTTGCCTCTAGACTCTGCGTCTGATATTGCCATTAGTGGATTCCGACTTTGGGGAGGAGACCCGGGAGGAGAGCAATCCACGGAAGGTGTAGTCCAAGTCAAAGCCTCATCCGAATCTATATGGCGAACTATGTGTTTTTCGTATCAAGCGGGGGTAAGGCAAatctataattatttttaataGTCCAACGTTTTTGTTTCGTTGCAACAAGCGTTATCCATAATTCGTGACGATgcgcgcattcaaatagcaaaattcatgttgatctggggctaaaacaGTCTTAAATTTATTTCGCGTGCTTTGCgagcaaatgtcctagtaacatcggaacaaaatatgttagtcccacTGTATATTATAtccgtaaaccaaaacttggctactgacttgagtgcacatgccttcctcggggcctccaaattttggcctggcccaaggCTCCCATAAGGTAAATAACGCCCTGGTTTAAAGGGCCCGTActtctccttgtccatgggcccctgatgctcttgctacgcccctgggagTTCCCCGGGGGATTTTAGGCATTTGAGTCTAGATAACGTTATGTGGTCAAACATTCGTTACCATGATGTCCGAGAGTTGAACCACTCTGTAGTATGATACTAGGTGAGTGATTCCCGCATGAAGTACTGAAAGAATAAAACTCAAACTGCATTGCGTTCTTATTTTAATGAGCAAGTTTAAATAACTTGAGTTGAATGTAAAAGTATGCATTAAAAGATGCGTTTCAATCATTTGTAGTCAGATAAAAAAACacattcaagttcaagttcaagttttatttgttttcatctcaattcacaaaacGTTATACAAGTGGAAATGCAAGATAAGAATACTTAATGATAATTACTTATAGAAACACAATATGAGAACATGagaagtgaagagatgtggatgccgcaaagacgcagagcgtgaagcttgtggcacccaatctgaacaagatggaaatttaacttacgctacaaTATTAGTATGTACTACAATGATGATATCATGTGGTcgaaataagaataaatgaaatttaattgaactgaatcattaaatcagataataatattcaaaagtacaataataaacaaatataataaatcacatgttttgacACAAAGCTGATTGAAATGAGAAGCGTATGATTCCTTCACATCAAAGATAATTTGGTCAAGATCGGAATCAAATatattgtgccaaataaattaatGGGGTATGGACAGACTGAACAGTACAAGACAGGACAGGACGGGACAGACCCAAGTGAGATGGAAAGTTTGCAAATACCCTTAATCAGTTGTGGTATAAGATTCGATTAAATAATCTTTAAGTCTATGTTTGAAAATAGCAAATGTTGGAGACTGTTTTAATGATTGGTCGAGGGAGTTCCAGAGCAGGGCACCCTGAATCCGAAGGATATTTTCAGCCAGCCTGTAAGGCTAACATGAAGGTCATTCGAAAAAACGCATGTCATGGGTGTGGATGTCTTTGTTGGTTATAAAATAGTCTGGGTCAGTAGTATGAGATGGTAGTAGGTCATGAAGGTAATTGAACATAAATTGGGCAGTTTGGAAAATGTAAAGGTCTTGGATTTTAAACGTCCTGAGAGACTTGAATAAGGGGTCGGTGTGGGCGAGCCAAACTGAATAGGTACATGTTCTGATAATTTTCTTCTGCATTAACAAAAGGTGTATGGAGATGAGAACTGTTTTTGTTAGCCCAGATCATGGCACAGTAATTAAGATAGGGGAAAACAAGAGTATTGTAGAGAGTGATCAAAGAATCAGGCGGGAGAAAGGGTCGAACCTAATGATACCATTGTATTTTGAGACAGTTTTTGTAATGTGTGATTTCCACGACAGGTCGTCGTCTATTAGAATGCCAAGAAATTTAGTTACATTAACTTGTTCAATTAATTTATCATCATTGCAGATTTTAATAGTTGACGGGGGAAAGCAATTTTAGGCATGATTTGTTTGAGGAGGTTTGAACTTATACAGTCAACGCCACAACTGGTGCTTGATTTGAGAGATGAAGAAATATCTCGCACTTCCTCTTCCGTGGTGGAGGATAGGAAGATACTGTGATTTAGTGAATTTGGATTGCTGAATTTGGTGTTGTTGGTTGTTGGGCGGAGGCATTTTTGCCACAAGGGACGgaccaatgttggtgaagaaGTCATTGAGTTTATTCGCAATTTGGACAGGGTCTTTGATTTCTGAATCATCACTGTCAATGAAATGAGAAGGTGGCTTGGAGGATTTATTCCTGCCAAGTATGTGGTTAAGGGTTTGCCACGTCTTCTCCATGTTGTTTTTGTGGGCATCGAGCTCAGCAGTGATATGATCTCTAAGGAGATGATTGAGTGTATTACGGTATTTAGTATATTTAAGTTTGGCAGATTGTCGTGGCTGGAATATGATCGGTATTCCCTGAAAAGTTTATCTTTAGTGATTATTGAATTAATTAGTCCTATGGTTATCCATACCCATGATGTAACAGGGCTTGCTTTCATTATTAACTGTATCAAGAACGCGTGAAAGCTCAGTATAGAGGTATATAGAGTATATGGCGGCgttcagtccattcaatcaaatcttgccatcaacctatttgatcatagtgcaggcttatgtgtgtgagacgaactgtcacggtagattgcaatcatgcttttgttgaatgcatttgaatagtccgccatatttacgggatgatacgtcacatgcaaggcctctataaaaGAGTCCAGGATGACCGCATCAGGACGATAGATAATGCCAACGATTGTGTTTCTTTCGAGAGAGGGGTTTTTGGAGTTGTTTATCTCAATGAAAACAGAGTAGCAATCTGCGCAGTCGATGTTCAGGTCTAATTGTATAGTCAATATCGGGATCAATAAAAAGGGAGGCCCCGCCGCCGGTACGGCCATGACGAATAGAGTTTATAACACTATATCCttcaccagaggatgatttaagcacttcccatcacgccactgtgttgacttgcggttagcacagctgtgtgagtgaacatgacaccactgctcgcacattgcattgacggacatggttaaatttgaatttggactgatatatttacaataaaaacgcattcaaaatgctagtcgatttcacattttatgtaacCTACAacggtgtgaattatcctttatgcatacatcacttttgttctgaaatcgaccaaataataatgacacacgcacaattcttaaacaacatcttttgcacataattcaatgggatttgaaaagtaaagtggcagttgaaactctagtgataacatgtttgcagtgcatgatggggcttccttaaatcatcctctgatcctTCACCGACGTCAACTAAATTAGAATCATCATCAGACCTGAACCAGGATTCAGAAAAGCCATAAATGTGGAATTTGTGATTGATAGCGGAAAGATAATGGGTGATGTCGTTAGAGTGTTTATTCAAGCTGCGGATATTATGATGAAATAAGGAAAGCTCAGGATAACTGTTGCGCGCGGTTTTTAGTTTGTCATTGAGATCGTCACAAAGGTAGTAGCTACAATGAGGGCTTTGAATAGAGTTAATATTACAGTCATCATCAGAGGTCGTGGTTATGAGGGTTGAGTCTCAAATCCCAAATGACTCGACTCGTGACTTCAgtactcgatgactcgactcaaCTCGAGTTTGTGTGACTGGACTACAAGTCTGCTATTGATTACAGCATTTTATTACATAAATTGGAATAGTATTGATTGAGAGAAACGTACAAAATAGTATGTATATTATAATTCTTGTATTAAGAGAGATTTCGTGATAGcatctttttttatgacatttttcagtagatttccacgaaaaaagcttattcccaaaatttgagttgattctgattttgcgtttgcaagttacgcatgagtatgtgtattacactactccataggccactgttgtataaTTTCgtactggtataccagaacgaaattcaaattttacaatatttttgcaaaacgagttgttaagggatctggaatgagcgttttaagcgtttcgatagtatttttgtgggacatgagagcacatcagacatatcgaattgcattctgaatacgcagaatgtctttctaatatcaaataattttcattttttgaaattcacgatataatacaaattttatgacaaaattattaaaatttgatattttttacatttttgatatgtaacagtcctcgaagtaaatttgataaatctaacgatatattcttaaagtgtatgtagctgggaggaaaagccgacgatcaattgaaaattttgacctttcatattgaagatatggatttttttcccaaaattgatcgtcggcttttcatcccacctacatacacttcaagtataaatcatcagatttataaactttacttcgagtactgttaaatatcaaaaatatcaatttttaatgatttgccataaaatgtgcattacatttcgaatttcaaaaaatcaaaattattaatatcagaaggacattcttcgtattcagaatgcaattcgatatgtctgatgtgctctaatgtcccacaataaatactatccaaacgttcataccccatcccttaatctgCAAGTAATATTTAGTACGTAAGCATTATGTAGCCAatggtatgaaaatctcaacatttttttagaaaagtgggggggggggtgaagctgtggatcacgaaatgcccttttaaatca
Above is a window of Amphiura filiformis chromosome 20, Afil_fr2py, whole genome shotgun sequence DNA encoding:
- the LOC140142502 gene encoding scavenger receptor cysteine-rich type 1 protein M130-like isoform X2 codes for the protein MARLSEFIFIFLWLNAKADTTRKPLVLSGNHTYEFRLVDGRTPYEGRFEVRRNNGSWSIINGCNWNSRYSQVACRSLGFSSSVLSADKTSAAFGSGGSGLAHLEIVHCQGNEYSVLDCKHIAWGDSFLDGRRCPIGLHCMPGNQSLVLRIAPSSSSSQGSNIDNNRKPVEVYDGVSDWGYICAYSYSWTYEAADLVCKNMGFSFARHTFSIPYIAASSNTTPFINLDSCGANNQFTFFDQCKFGNWDIFYRRCVAGKIAGVECADSASDIAISGFRLWGGDPGGEQSTEGVVQVKASSESIWRTMCFSYQAGHILTSGLSNSICSNITGHDAAEFKNLDDCTVEKLGLNRSKVMLTGRIDKTYDNENVRVREYIPKDETCSFYGTYHALYLSCTKEKAHPLEHGYKILVTTATSCEGRCGNLLESTGCRCDNQSVC